A stretch of the Acanthopagrus latus isolate v.2019 chromosome 9, fAcaLat1.1, whole genome shotgun sequence genome encodes the following:
- the LOC119025983 gene encoding FAST kinase domain-containing protein 5, mitochondrial, with translation MATCVLCRRVPRLRYLPALRKDFTQAQRVIVQRVDETDDQEGKKEVLQHHEASLQAGYRLYYNPASYHSVWNSAWNSITSRSQTDNDEDECLSMLAPFFWQQSNRYSVNCSRHLSSSKNTLLDLAFDKSAKPAVPSVSLYNHKRIEPDVKVDTRAFLKCRPEYASMTLDLNERSHSITWEEAVVLLQKVTVLKGSMKPSDVSKFLVELSRLNPDRMPLVRSDQRFIMLLRYSVEHLHLFTLLQLLEVLQAFVWIDIPSYHTVLGLYEAELSRRADQMSLHQLFFAANLWRCIGRKVPQFLKHLYDSVRLHLGQMEVCELVQLLYIMGEGRECPKDMIRPVEQLLMLHLHQLHPEEVGTVCLGLFKSQTSISEATVTHIVNRAHSFVEEMSDFAMVNVLKFLRFNYQYHRLWLEAMAQEVPRRAHRMGVQGLMHVALGCSALHHHSDKILMAVAERVPSLVPHCRSKDSCKLLWAFGTLRFLPDQSPSLYPSLTEALRQRKAEFQRYPEHLLTGLLGLAFVSQFPEDLIALALSPEFVNIALKSRQLELKKDLFTLDRAVALELPQWTGPQLSRELREEVTEMLWKFAQSDVCQKAEVQEAETALQNLFGGEKFVCKRMILPHTRSIDLEVHLDSTGQPVPVKPSDTAVLPPENSSSKAPSHQGWDGMDIGVAITDKLFAQLTSTKNNKEPLTPPAIIKPPSLHRVQPDECSSVFNRGLVLTNDLREALIRPSRPAPAPQKSDSTVKLAIQVSSRNHYCYQSQQLLGLHEMKRRQLKLAGYRVVELSHQEWFPMLRKSRTEKLAYLHCKIYNSLS, from the coding sequence ATGGCTACCTGTGTGCTGTGTCGACGTGTGCCCAGGCTGCGTTACCTCCCAGCCTTGAGAAAGGATTTTACGCAGGCTCAGCGTGTGATTGTCCAACGAGTGGATGAGACTGATGAtcaagaaggaaagaaagaagtgttGCAACACCATGAAGCCTCTCTTCAAGCAGGATACAGGCTGTATTATAACCCAGCCTCGTATCACTCTGTGTGGAACTCTGCGTGGAACTCTATAACCTCCCGGAGCCAAACAGATAATGATGAGGACGAGTGTCTCTCCATGCTTGCGCCTTTCTTCTGGCAACAGAGCAATCGCTACAGTGTGAATTGCTCACGGCATCTCTCCAGCTCAAAAAACACTCTTCTTGACTTGGCTTTCGACAAAAGCGCTAAACCTGCAGTGCCATCAGTGTCACTGTACAACCACAAACGCATAGAGCCAGATGTTAAAGTAGATACACGTGCCTTCCTGAAATGCCGGCCAGAGTATGCCTCCATGACCCTTGACCTCAATGAGCGGTCTCATTCTATCACATGGGAAGAGgctgtggtgctgctgcagaaagTGACTGTTTTAAAGGGCAGCATGAAGCCATCTGATGTGTCCAAATTCCTTGTGGAGCTCAGCCGCTTGAACCCTGACAGGATGCCATTAGTGAGGAGTGACCAACGCTTCATCATGCTCCTCCGATATTCTGTGGAACACCTTCACCTCTTTactcttcttcagctgctggaggtgctgCAGGCGTTTGTGTGGATAGACATACCCTCATATCACACTGTGCTCGGGCTGTATGAGGCCGAGTTGAGCCGCCGGGCCGACCAGATGAGTCTGCACCAGCTGTTTTTTGCTGCCAACTTGTGGCGCTGTATTGGAAGAAAGGTACCCCAGTTCTTAAAGCACCTCTATGATTCAGTCCGCCTGCACCTTGGACAGATGGAGGTCTGTGAGCTTGTGCAACTGTTGTATATAATGGGAGAGGGTAGGGAGTGCCCAAAAGACATGATTCGTCCTGTAGAGCAGCTTCTCATGCTTCATTTACACCAGTTGCACCCTGAGGAGGTTGGTACTGTCTGCTTGGGTCTTTTCAAATCCCAGACTTCAATATCTGAGGCCACAGTGACTCATATTGTTAATAGGGCACACTCTTTTGTGGAGGAGATGAGTGACTTTGCCATGGTGAACGTGCTGAAATTCCTGCGTTTCAACTACCAATACCACAGGCTGTGGCTGGAGGCCATGGCACAGGAAGTTCCTCGACGGGCCCACCGGATGGGTGTCCAGGGACTGATGCATGTGGCACTGGGttgctcagcactgcatcacCACAGTGACAAAATCCTAATGGCAGTTGCTGAAAGAGTTCCCTCGCTGGTGCCACACTGCAGGAGTAAAGACTCGTGCAAACTGCTGTGGGCGTTCGGCACGTTAAGGTTTCTCCCAGATCAGAGTCCCAGCCTCTACCCAAGCCTGACAGAGGCCCTGAGACAGAGGAAAGCTGAATTCCAGCGTTACCCAGAACATCTGCTGACTGGTCTTCTCGGCCTGGCCTTTGTCTCTCAGTTCCCAGAGGACCTAATTGCATTAGCTTTGAGCCCTGAGTTTGTCAACATAGCACTGAAATCCAGACAGCTGGAGCTGAAAAAAGACTTGTTCACTTTAGACAGAGCTGTGGCACTTGAGCTGCCTCAGTGGACTGGCCCGCAGCTGAGCCGTGAACTGAGAGAGGAGGTGACAGAAATGTTGTGGAAGTTTGCTCAGTCAGATGTGTGCCAGAAAGCAGAGGTTCAGGAGGCAGAAACTGCCCTGCAAAATCTGTTCGGAGGAGAGAAGTTTGTATGCAAGAGGATGATCCTGCCCCACACTCGCTCCATCGACCTGGAAGTACACCTGGACTCTACTGGACAGCCTGTACCTGTGAAACCGTCTGACACAGCCGTGTTACCTCCAGAGAACAGTTCATCGAAAGCTCCCTCTCATCAGGGCTGGGATGGAATGGATATAGGAGTAGCTATAACTGACAAACTTTTTGCACAGCTCACAAGtactaaaaacaacaaagaaccTTTAACTCCACCTGCTATCATTAAACCACCTTCTCTTCACAGAGTACAGCCCGATGAATGTAGCAGTGTGTTTAACAGAGGGCTAGTCCTGACGAATGACCTTAGAGAAGCTCTCATCAGACCCAGCAGGCCCGCCCCAGCCCCCCAGAAATCTGACAGCACAGTCAAACTTGCAATCCAGGTCTCCAGCAGAAACCACTACTGCTACCAATCACAGCAGTTGTTGGGCCTTCATGAAATGAAGCGGAGGCAGCTGAAGTTGGCAGGCTACAGGGTTGTTGAGCTTAGCCATCAGGAGTGGTTTCCCATGCTGAGGAAAAGTAGGACTGAGAAGCTGGCATACCTGCACTGCAAAATCTACAACAGTCTGTCATGA